The Papaver somniferum cultivar HN1 chromosome 3, ASM357369v1, whole genome shotgun sequence genome includes a region encoding these proteins:
- the LOC113360110 gene encoding uncharacterized protein LOC113360110 — translation MSRLIESSSSSITSVPLHTLENIIPLKLQDDNFLTWKSLITPDEDTCVLLLLNASISVSVIVHVATCSTSKELWDNLHKRFGASSSAHTIQLSTQLQNMRLGSSKNSDDELLVTVLGGLGPDYHAFSTSIRIRSPPVTFGELHSLLLSEEIILSERNAALRYDAKSKAFLASTSQGQFRGFRPSYHFNFRGRGRGGISFRGGSHSSFTPTFRPSSSTDGSAPRTTASAARIICQICSKVGHTAIECFQRMNFAYQGRDPP, via the exons ATGTCAAGACTGATtgaatcatcttcatcttcaatcacaTCTGTACCTCTTCATACTCTTGAAAATATCATACCTTTGAAGCTTCAAGACGACAATTTCTTGACCTGGAAATCGTTAATTACTCCG GATGAAGATACGTGTGTTCTTCTCCTCCTTAATGCTTCAATTTCTGTTTCTGTTATCGTTCATGTCGCTACTTGCTCCACATCAAAGGAATTATGGGATAATCTACATAAAAGGTTTggtgcatcttcttctgctcatACGATTCAATTAAGTACTCAATTACAGAATATGCGTCTAGGATCATCTAAG AATTCAGATGATGAACTTCTAGTTACAGTTCTAGGTGGTCTTGGACCAGATTATCATGCTTTTTCTACCTCAATTCGAATTCGCTCTCCACCTGTTACCTTTGGGGAATTGCATAGCTTACTCTTAAGTGAGGAGATTATATTATCTGAGCGTAATGCTGCTCTTAGATATGATGCTAAATCTAAGGCTTTCTTAGCATCTACTTCTCAAGGTCAATTCAGAGGATTTCGGCCATCTTATCATTTTAATTTTAgaggtcgtggtcgtggtggtaTATCTTTCAGAGGTGGTTCTCATTCTTCATTCACTCCTACTTTTCGTCCATCCTCTTCTACTGATGGATCTGCACCTAGAACAACTGCGTCAGCTGCTCGAATCATCTGTCAAATCTGCTCTAAAGTTGGACATACTGCTATTGAATGTTTTCAGCGCATGAATTTTGCTTATCAAGGCCGTGATCCTCCATAG